The Nitrososphaerota archaeon genome segment CTTCAGGAGGTGGGCCTCCGGGACGTGTCTTGTCATCGAGAAGACTATGTTCAGGTTCGTGGCTACGTTGTTCAGCTCGGTGTAGAGCGCGTGCTCCTGGTCTATCATGCTGAACGGCGCGCTCCGCTGCTGGGCGAGGTGTACCACGCTCTGGGGCTGGTACTTCGAGATCACCCAGTCCACTTCCTTCGGATCCCTGGCGTCCGCCCGGACAAAAGTCAGGTTGTCCTTCCCCGAAGCGCGCTGATACGCCGCCACCCGCGAGGACGGGCTTCCAATGGGGACCAGAGAGTCCGACCCAACTGACTCCACCAGCCGCCGGGTCACCAGGTTGTCGACTATCACGACGTTCTTCTCGGTGCGCCATGCGAGGTGCAGGGAAAGGGGCCATCCGATGTAGCCGTCCCCGCCGAAGACTACGACAGAGTCCTTCAACGGCACGGCCCGCCTCGCAGGACTCTCAACTCGCGGAACCTCCTCGGAGGTGTATATATTCGCAGAGAACGTTGCGTATGAACGCAACGTTCAGACAGCAGGGACCGCCTCAGATGGACACGCCGAAAGCGGAAAGGAAGCTCTGGGCGCGCCTCACTTCGCTCACGAATTCCCTCCCCTTGCGGGTTATGGTGTAGTATCGGTTTCCACCGTTGTTCACCTCCGTGAGGAGGTCCCTCTTCTGGAGTTCGGCCAGGTGCTTCATGAGCCTGTCGTGAGGGAGGTTCGCCCTCTGGAGCAGCCTGGTCGTCTTCGCGTTGCCTTCTTCGTCGGCCGCGTTCAATATGTCGAGATAGATCCTTATGGTGCTCCTCTGCTTCTCAGACTGAGCCAATTCTCCCACTCCGGACCACGAACAGGAGGAGAAGGCAGAACCCTGCAAGGTTCGCCGTCCCGCCGAGGAGGTACAGGTCTCCCGAGGCCAGCAGGCTCCCCAGCAGCTCGCCAAGGTGGGAAAGCGCTATGAACGCGAAGCCCAGCAACACATAGAGCGACAGCCTGTTCTTCAGCTCCGAGTATGCCATGGCTCCCTGGAAGACGACGAATGAGACGAGCACGAGGATTACCAGTTCTCCGATGTCGAGGACCAGTGTGCCGAAGAGGAGCGGCGCCGCCTGCACGGCTAGGACCGCGGCACCCGTTCCCATCCCATCAGAGGATGCTCCTCTCTGGACCCGGATGGTATACCCGGTCCCGATAAGGAGGTATGCTGCGGACTGGAGGACTAGATAGACGCCCGTGGCACCGTAAACCAGGGCCTCCCTGTCCACGAACCTGCCGACGTTGAACTCGGCCAGGAGATATATCGAGCCCTGAACCAGGAGACCGACCCCGAGCAGCATGAACCCGACGCTGAGGAGCCTGAGGAAGCTCGAGCCCGTCACCCTCCTGTACCTGAACGCGTAGTAGCTGACAGCGAGGGCCACCACGCCGCTGAAGAGGCTCAGGATGGAGTTCTCGATGAAGTACGGGTGAATCACTTGCTAGGTTCCTCCTTTCGAAGGGGCAGACGTGTGGAATGACTGCAGGTGTGTGAGCCCTGTTTTCAAAGAGCGCCTTGCAGTAGTTTTGGCAGGAGGTGATATAGGTTTTCAATGGCCACGAATCTCCGCCCAGCTTCTGGTTGGCCGCAGCTGGGTGAAAGGGGGCCACCCGGGGCGGCGCGCCGGACAGTCGGGCAGGCAGGCGCCAAGGATAAGTCGTGCCAGGCAAGGGCCAGGGACCGGTTGGCCAGGTCAGCCTCCAAGGTCAAGGGCCTCTTCACGGCGCTTCTGACCCCATTCGACGACGAAGGGCGGGTGGACACGGACCGCTTGTCGAAGCTGGTCCGCTTCCAGCTGTCGAATGGGGCCGACGGGATCTTCCCCTGCGGGAGCACGGGGCTCGGTCCGATGCTCACGGTCGAGGAGAGGAAGTCGGTGGCCGAGGCGGTCATAGCCACAGCGCGCAAGAAGGTCCCGGTCGTGGTCCAGGTCGGGGCAGCAGACACCGCGTCAGCGGTCGAGTTGGCGAAGCACGCCGAAGACGCCGGGGCATACGCCGTGGCAAGTCTGACCCCCTACTACTACAGGCCCGGAGACCGGGCCGTGGCGAAGCACTTCGAGGCGCTCGCCCAGGCTGTGGATATGCCCGTCCTGGCCTACAACATACCTCAGTTGACCGGCAACAACCTCCAGGCGAAGACGGTCGCAGAGCTGGCAAAGAGAGGTATCATCTCGGGGCTCAAGGACTCTTCGCGGGACTTCCTGCACCTCCTGGAGCTGATGGACGCGGTCCCGGACCGCTTCCCTGTGATGAACGGGACCGAGGAGTATGGGCTCTTCGCGATCAACTCAGGCGCCTCCGGCCTGGTTTCGGGGGGAGCCTGCGCCCTCCCCGAGCTCCTCGCGTCGATGTTCTCGGCGGTGAGGAAGGGAGACCACGCCGCGGCCCTGGCCGCACAGAACCAGGTCCGGGCGTTCAAGGGACTGGTGAAACAGAATCAGATCTCGGCCTACTACGAAATACTCAGAGCGCGTGGGATGGACTGCGGGT includes the following:
- a CDS encoding dihydrodipicolinate synthase family protein yields the protein MARSASKVKGLFTALLTPFDDEGRVDTDRLSKLVRFQLSNGADGIFPCGSTGLGPMLTVEERKSVAEAVIATARKKVPVVVQVGAADTASAVELAKHAEDAGAYAVASLTPYYYRPGDRAVAKHFEALAQAVDMPVLAYNIPQLTGNNLQAKTVAELAKRGIISGLKDSSRDFLHLLELMDAVPDRFPVMNGTEEYGLFAINSGASGLVSGGACALPELLASMFSAVRKGDHAAALAAQNQVRAFKGLVKQNQISAYYEILRARGMDCGSPRRPLLPLDKVEAKRITDGLRALGLL